The Lycium barbarum isolate Lr01 chromosome 10, ASM1917538v2, whole genome shotgun sequence genome includes a region encoding these proteins:
- the LOC132613054 gene encoding uncharacterized protein LOC132613054, protein MLEAREDMEHESWWEIKGGSVNVWYENWTKLGPLHLVVPNEYPINEGLEDVADLIEDGKIQCYKKQLQGVSDRPWWMPTSTGQFTVNSAWQLRRQKGQIHPDFQQLWIKGVPFKISFFLWRLWKGNIPTDDNLRRMRIAVVSRCYCCINPQQQETMMHLFLTRGFAAGVWNIFMEAAGIQVHMVQLHQVIKSLWKVKCGEKLKPIIQALPAMIVWELWKRRNIMRHGGRVSFKRVVHEINNNLFYLAKMRYPWLINIPFIWPDLIDFLENYNPSIICNIVHWKFPYNRWFKCNTDGASRGNPGPSSYNFFVRNWEGDLVYAQCAKIGDTTNVVAEARGILEGTSKFYSFSELPGAGKKILNLDKNQVPNLRIRNARNGRPKGM, encoded by the exons ATGCTAGAAGCCAGAGAAGATATGGAGCATGAAAGTTGGTGGGAAATTAAAGGAGGGTCAGTTAATGTTTGGTATGAGAACTGGACAAAGCTGGGGCCACTACACTTAGTGGTGCCCAATGAATACCCTATCAATGAAGGACTAGAGGATGTAGCAGATCTCATTGAAGATGGAAAGATACAGTGCTACAAGA AGCAGCTTCAAGGGGTATCGGATAGGCCATGGTGGATGCCCACAAGCACAGGGCAGTTTACAGTAAATAGTGCTTGGCAACTCCGAAGGCAGAAGGGGCAAATACACCCTGATTTTCAACAATTGTGGATCAAGGGAGTACCATTCAAGATATCATTTTTCCTTTGGAGGTTATGGAAGGGAAATATCCCAACTGATGATAATCTTAGGAGAATGAGAATAGCTGTGGTATCAAGGTGTTACTGCTGTATTAATCCTCAACAACAAGAGACAATGATGCATCTGTTCCTGACAAGAGGATTTGCAGCTGGGGTATGGAACATTTTCATGGAGGCAGCAGGCATTCAAGTTCACATGGTACAATTACACCAAGTTATTAAATCTCTGTGGAAAGTCAAATGTGGAGAGAAGCTCAAGCCTATAATCCAAGCTTTGCCAGCTATGATTGTGTGGGAGTTGTGGAAGAGGAGAAATATCATGAGGCATGGAGGAAGGGTAAGCTTCAAAAGAGTAGTACATGAAATCAATAACAATCTATTTTACCTCGCCAAGATGAGATATCCATGGCTAATTAATATCCCTTTCATCTGGCCTGATTTAATTGATTTTCTGGAGAATTATAATCCATCTATAATTTGCAATATTGTGCACTGGAAATTCCCTTATAATAGGTGGTTTAAATGCAACACAGATGGGGCTTCAAGGGGAAATCCAGGACCTAGTTCCTACAACTTTTTTGTAAGAAATTGGGAAGGAGACTTGGTTTATGCACAATGTGCAAAGATAGGCGATACAACCAATGTAGTGGCTGAAGCTAGGGGAATTCTAGAGG gtacatcaAAATTTTATAGCTTTTCTGAGCTGCCTGGTGCAGGAAAAAAAATTCTCAACCTGGACAAGAATCAGGTACCCAATCTGAGAATCAGAAATGCTAGGAATGGAAGACCCAAAGGAATGTGA